In the genome of Pseudobacteroides sp., the window TCAGCTTTATTATGCTAATTCAATCCATGACCGGATCAACAATTTCAGGAAGCCTGCTGGTTATGATTTTCGGTGCCTTTCCATTTACGCTGGTATTTTTAATATTTCAAGTTTTTAACAATTATAATTCAATGCGTTTTGTGTCTCATTTTTTAGGGCATAACGACATTAAAGTCATTGACAATGTGATATTGAGTACATATAAAACTTACTCTTCCGTAAGAGATTGGTCTGGTGGTTTATTGGATCTTCCTTTTATAGTTTTTGCGGTTGCTTTAATATTGCTAATGATTTCATATGTGTTTTTCAGGCTGTCAAGAAAACTATTTGTAAAAAACTGCTTTGAAAGGGTTGGAAAGCTCACCATAGTCCCCAAACTCGAAAGGTTTGTAAGACCCATGCTGTTTTATTACCTTGGATTTATGCTAACATTGATATCAGCAGTATTTTTAAACAACACCACAAAATACTTTTTCAGGATTGATATTGTCATTCTACTATGCCTCATATTGCCTATTTTATTAAGCTTATCATACAAGAGGATATCAAAAATAAATTTTAGATTACTTTTAAAGCGGGGGTACCAAGTATGAAGAAGCTGTTCATTTCAATAATAGTTTTGTGCTTTATAACGATATTGTCATCTACCCTACACTCGCACTTTTTCACCGATATTGTGGATTCAGCAAGGGCAGGCAATATCAAAAGGCTGACAAGGCAGCTTGATGATAAATCCTATACTGCAACAAACCTTAAAAACGCTCTCTTTGCTGCAATAGCAAACCATCGCACACAGGCAGTATCCACTCTTATAAAGTATGTAGATCTAAA includes:
- a CDS encoding ABC-2 transporter permease encodes the protein MKVNKALLYKDWKYGKWFFPILSLELFILFSVNLISYINTFDPMIMFELTDWSDYVIGPFVITITLVFMSNILFSHERKVSTYTFATSLPFKREEIITSKWMVGAYNIILSYFVVYIIMNTQLILNYCWDRYFTHITIWSTAGTSCSILIFSFIMLIQSMTGSTISGSLLVMIFGAFPFTLVFLIFQVFNNYNSMRFVSHFLGHNDIKVIDNVILSTYKTYSSVRDWSGGLLDLPFIVFAVALILLMISYVFFRLSRKLFVKNCFERVGKLTIVPKLERFVRPMLFYYLGFMLTLISAVFLNNTTKYFFRIDIVILLCLILPILLSLSYKRISKINFRLLLKRGYQV